One genomic region from Chitinophagaceae bacterium encodes:
- the aroE gene encoding shikimate dehydrogenase (AroE; catalyzes the conversion of shikimate to 3-dehydroshikimate): MNNKQILYGLIGFPLGHSFSQKYFTEKFKKEHLQNHSYSLFEIDTIEKFPLILQQNPNLSGLNVTIPYKKKIIPFLQKLDHIATKIGAVNLIKITKDAQLFGYNSDYFGFKQSLENWIPQNILKNTKAIILGNGGAAAAAKTVLENMNIPFIIVERQQNLLYSHLTKDIIQERKLIINTTPLGMSPNTNTYPPIPYNFISPKHYLYDMVYNPEITLFMKQGIKNNASVKNGYEMLHLQAEKSWEIWNTITHT, translated from the coding sequence TCCTTCTCTCAAAAATACTTTACTGAAAAATTCAAAAAAGAACATTTACAAAACCATTCTTATTCTCTCTTTGAAATAGATACCATAGAAAAATTCCCCCTCATACTCCAACAAAACCCAAACCTCTCAGGACTTAATGTTACCATCCCATATAAAAAAAAAATAATCCCTTTCTTACAAAAATTAGACCACATAGCTACAAAAATAGGAGCAGTAAACCTCATAAAAATCACCAAAGATGCACAACTCTTCGGATATAACTCGGATTACTTCGGATTCAAACAATCCTTAGAAAATTGGATACCTCAAAATATACTCAAAAATACCAAAGCAATAATCCTCGGAAACGGCGGAGCCGCTGCCGCTGCCAAAACCGTCTTAGAAAACATGAACATCCCTTTTATTATTGTAGAAAGACAACAAAACCTCCTCTACTCACACCTTACAAAAGATATAATACAAGAAAGAAAACTCATCATAAACACTACCCCACTCGGAATGTCCCCAAATACAAACACATACCCCCCCATACCATATAATTTTATAAGCCCAAAACACTATCTCTACGACATGGTCTATAACCCCGAAATAACCCTTTTTATGAAACAAGGCATCAAGAACAATGCATCCGTAAAAAATGGATACGAAATGCTCCACTTACAAGCAGAAAAGTCATGGGAAATATGGAATACTATAACACATACATAA